The Stieleria maiorica genome includes the window CCTCGACCGCCCCAGTGATTCGACCCCGATGAGTGAATTGCAGGCCGCGGCGTTACTGCCCCAGTTGGACCGGTTGGACGAGTGCAATCGGATTCGCTGGGAAACCTATTCGGCAATCGTCGCCGGCGTCGATTGGACCGGCCGGGCGACGTCCAGTTGCCGCGTGACCGAGCCCTCGACGATTTACAAAGCGGCATTCTTAACACCGCGACGCGACGCACTGATCGAGCGGCTGCGGCGATCGGGGCTTCCCGTCGGTCCGGGCTATCGGTCGATGCACCGCAGCAGCGATCGGCGCTGCGATAAATCTGGGCCACTGGATCGCTGCCGCCAGCTCGGCGAACAGCTTTGCCTGCTCGACCACGCGGCGCTGCTGGCCACCGGATCACTTCGAAGCGAGCTGATCGATTTGCTAACAGCTGCGGGATAGGCTTCCAAGGTTGTTACTCCTTGCTCCTCGTTCCAAGGCTCCGCCTTGGAACGCACTGTCGGTGTGGCTCCCGCCACACGCGGCCGGGCTGCCAGCGGCGGACACGTACGATGGCCCTTCCGGGCCGTCGCTGGCCAGACATGTACGATGGCCCTTCCGGGCCGTCGTTGGCGGGACCATCCGCTTACCACCACTTTTCGCACCTGATCATTCTGCCCCGTATCATTCTGCCATCCTTCCCCACTATGACGCGACAAACTCCAAGACCCGCACGGCGTTTCCCTGGCTCGCTTCGTTTTTCTTTTTCGATACCCGTAGCTTCAAGCGGTGAGGGCCGTCGTCCAGCGCCGACTTCAACACCACCGTCCTCGGATAGTGCAGCCCTTTGCTGAAGCCGTGGAACAGCTCGGCGGCCTGCCAGTCTCCGTCGTCGATCGAAAACTCGACTACACCGGCGTCGGGGCCGGCCAACACGAACAAACCGATCGCGGTGCCGGAAAACGCGACCTCTAGCTCTGCGCCGGGGACCGTCGCAACGGTCAGCGGCCGACCGGCAAATCGCTCGCGGAACGACCCGGCGATGTCTTTCCAGGACGGTTCGACGTATGACCATCCCGGCCCCATCGTGATCGCATCACGAGCGAGAAAACGTCCGCGATCGAAGCTGGACGGATCGATCGGGGGCGGCAGCCGACGCGAGAGATCGCGTCGGCGGTTGCCGGATTTCGCGTCAGCAGAAGAAAACTTGGTTTGCCGGAACACATCTTCGATCAAGTCCGCAGCGATCCGGTTACCTGCCGGCTTCGGGTGCGTCCCCCCATAAATCGCCCAAGTGGTTTTTCCCGCTGCGATCCGCTGGGCCAGTTCCATGGCCACGTTACAGGTTGAAATGTCATAGTGTTCGGCCACCGTTTCGTGAGCCCGAATGCTGGTCGGTAATTCACCCTCTTGAACCGTTTGCAACATTGACGGATTGACGAAGTGGGTGATCACGATGTCCACGTCCGGTAGGCTGGTCCGGGCCGCTCGGATGATGCCCTCCATCCCCCGCACCGCATCGTCATGGCTGTGCCCTGCGTCTTGATCATCGTTGACGGCGAATTCGACGAACAACAGATTCGGTTTGGCCGACAGCACATCGGTGGGCAACCGAAACGCCCCAGTGTGCGAGCAAGTGGACGAGATTCCCGCGTTGGTGAACTCGAACTCGGTCTCGGGGAATCGAGCCGCTAGGCTTTCCATCACCATGGGCCGATAGCCGTCCATTTCGGTGATCGAGCCGCCGATGAACGCGACACGCCCCGTTCCGGTCGCGGAGAACGCTTGGCGGCTGCGGTACAGGTCGCCACGCACAGTAACGGCAGGTGCCTTGGCAACTGCTGGGGGCAACGTGTCCGAGTCGCCAGATGCCGGTTGCGTGTCCTCACAACGGCACGTCACGGCGGACCACACAAGGGCAGCCAAACAGCAGGCGATCCGACCGGAACGTGAAAGATTCATGATTTCTCTATGGTTTTGACGACTTCGGTACTGACGAACCTGGAAACTTAAAGGATTGTCCTGATCTTAATTTCTGAGAACATAGGGTGCCAAACCGGCTTCTTTTGTTTTCCTAACACCCCCATTTTCATGGCAGGTCGCATGGATTCACCCTTGATCCTGATTGACGACAAGCACGTCCCACTTTATCGCATCGTCTGGGTCGCCGACCTACCCCATTGGTGCGGCGACAAGGATTGCGAGCGCGAAGGCGAATACGAAATCCGACTGGATGTCGAAGAGTCCGTTTGGACCAGCCTGCGCGGCCGTGACCAGGTTTTGGAAAGCCTGAAGAAATGGTGCGGGGACCCCGAAGACGACCACGACCCGTTGTTCTAGTGACTCCCAACTCCCAACTCCCAACTCCCCCGTCTCCATGCCTGCTGATCGAATCCTTTTCGAATCCCATTCACACACGCCGCTCTGCAAACACGCCGACGGAATGCCGACCGAATACGCGGCGGTCGCCGAAGCGCGTGGTCTGCTGGGCATGCATGTGACCTGCCACAACCCGATGCCCGACGGCTTCTCCTCCGGCGTCCGGATGGCGGAATCGGAATTCGACCAGTACGTCGACCTGGTGGCCGAAACGACGGACCAATGGCGTGGCCGCGTCGATGTGCGTTTGGGATTGGAAGCCGATTACTTCGAAGGCCACGAAGCGTATTTGGAGAAACAACTTTCCAGCGCGGACTTTCATTTCGTGCTCGGGTCGGTGCACCCGCAAATCGGCGAGTTCCGCGAAACGTATTGGCAAGATGACTTGGTCGAAGTCCAACGCATTTACTTCAACCTGTTGGCCAAGTCGGCCGAGACGGGGCTGTTCGATTCGCTGGCCCATCCCGATCTGATCAAGAACTTTACCAGTGAAGCCTGGGACCCCGAATCGATTTTGGAAGTGATCCGTCCGGCGCTGGACCGGATCGCCAAGACCGGTGTGGCGATGGAACTGAACACCAGCGGCGTCAACAAACGCATCTCGGAAATGAACCCGTTCCCGGACATGCTGGCCGAGATGAAGACCCGCGACATCCCGGTCACGCTGGGCGCCGATGCCCACGTTCCCGAGCGAGTCGGCGACGGTTATGAAACGGCGATGCAATTGCTGCAGAGCGTCGGGTACACGCACGTCAACTTCTTCACCAACCGCCAACGCCGATCGGTAAAAATCGACGACGCCCTGGACTCCCTGATCCCCGTCGGCGAAGCGACCAGCCAGAGCACGCGGTAGTGGTGTTCGAGTAGCAATCGCGATGC containing:
- a CDS encoding histidinol-phosphatase HisJ family protein, producing MPADRILFESHSHTPLCKHADGMPTEYAAVAEARGLLGMHVTCHNPMPDGFSSGVRMAESEFDQYVDLVAETTDQWRGRVDVRLGLEADYFEGHEAYLEKQLSSADFHFVLGSVHPQIGEFRETYWQDDLVEVQRIYFNLLAKSAETGLFDSLAHPDLIKNFTSEAWDPESILEVIRPALDRIAKTGVAMELNTSGVNKRISEMNPFPDMLAEMKTRDIPVTLGADAHVPERVGDGYETAMQLLQSVGYTHVNFFTNRQRRSVKIDDALDSLIPVGEATSQSTR
- a CDS encoding SGNH/GDSL hydrolase family protein, whose product is MNLSRSGRIACCLAALVWSAVTCRCEDTQPASGDSDTLPPAVAKAPAVTVRGDLYRSRQAFSATGTGRVAFIGGSITEMDGYRPMVMESLAARFPETEFEFTNAGISSTCSHTGAFRLPTDVLSAKPNLLFVEFAVNDDQDAGHSHDDAVRGMEGIIRAARTSLPDVDIVITHFVNPSMLQTVQEGELPTSIRAHETVAEHYDISTCNVAMELAQRIAAGKTTWAIYGGTHPKPAGNRIAADLIEDVFRQTKFSSADAKSGNRRRDLSRRLPPPIDPSSFDRGRFLARDAITMGPGWSYVEPSWKDIAGSFRERFAGRPLTVATVPGAELEVAFSGTAIGLFVLAGPDAGVVEFSIDDGDWQAAELFHGFSKGLHYPRTVVLKSALDDGPHRLKLRVSKKKNEASQGNAVRVLEFVAS